The Rhizoctonia solani chromosome 4, complete sequence genome contains a region encoding:
- a CDS encoding RNA-dependent RNA polymerase, with product MTISNKKRQQLQALEKARANQKRIKTAHFDNEDNNNKSVFKPLDLYNDSETSLCRLGVDVVYIAPDPCGSELDHPPAYPNSPNSFDSDSSDSEGDSDSGSSSGELPWELSYYRPPTVAQAQTALATLDSARRTQLPSGGYKYKDLDRITAEQYTAIQACLNQFLEAEPKGKKFIQASKDAARMHNRRDTYARTIRKWTRQLINYGDLPGNIRGWWNVSTLEDEDVSSAIRLHLQKAGKLAGAQDVVDFLSDPEVWKTLDIKKKISLRTAQRWLSWAGFSWQSEPVGQYFDGHKQQDVVEYRQKVYIPFLKKIERRRIIYNRDGVEDPTRPLRLLPGKKPIILWFHDETIFYANNRRKVRWVFVGESPVPHKKGEGCSLMVADFVCAEFGWLRGPNGESARVTMFPGGDKDGWFTNDRVILQLEDAVKIVNEHFPQFTHIFVYDNAPSHTKRSLSSLSAYGMPKGPLLDWPYYKDKDDKRVFVRMENGFLPDGSPQEFYDPNEPNRFKGMLWILQERSLGHLADLNAVCTKGCEPGKTDCCCRRVMMNQPDFNNCESGLQEAARELGTEVVFLPKYHCELSMIEQVWGYAKRDYRDNPPNSSSKKLKENALKALESPPILSMRKFAARSQRFANGYDHGMDGSQAAAWATTIFKHHQETPAHIPYDEIAPNYSVSRPPDYVSFLRNIAFSARIEDVQLALSNALHGGDFAQFGSEPINFDFQMHRNKRGGGFSHGGTGRAGTLTLPQVEIAEEFIRRYSGPAQLIVNSRQIFVAKSKKDLRQDVVARLLRTKYRDPQSEAERRLAERAEQLSAKVLLSRIEQGWIKRNSDSAFSSEYSINLGSSIKELSLHFDDTNRNIIITLAMDSDSDVNLEVDAFYIRFRYSDIEDIIFDNHSDTSKLLFRLRTSVSYEAKESMLTELRHLDIFNPTERRYTRYRITCLPFGEHEKLAKYISNTILVHLSRPAAKDFEKLAELARISKPWKKRIQLSLSNIFGPATIAELKRWIQRHKWEVAFQLQKILSNGLLNPQEYMSVRPMIEELVRTSRTEHVIKVLLDFVSRLEILNRRQEKEESREEATVLECLQNALQKSRRPTLTSRLRTSRRQGVDGDFPCLHVVVTPTRVTLEGPNPEQLNRVLRMYPDHWNHFLRVRFTDEEQSPFRADQEVDIPRFVKSRVGGVLKNGLTIAGRHFEYLAYSSSALKGELIHQVPPSFAITIYDSISQGIPCGDFSRDGQYPARMGARIAQAFSSTDLSISVSVEEILPIPDIERNDSIFTDGVGMISPEVAKMIWRSLNKLRKRRSYFLPAAYQVRLGGHKGMLAIDHRLEGSVICVRKSMDKFDSPSLDVEVARAFDRPGRCFLNRPLIMILETANRVQTDIFLALQHRAVRDTRQSMRCFDTVAELLEMHGLGASFKLPSLFTRLQNIGIEAEYCNSLGIKTILKNAETDILRELKHRARIPVPESWKLVGIADEFGFLEEGEVYACLRDKNQGPIYLEGPYLITRSPAIHPGDVQVVRAIGRPPTGSPFDKEPLPNTVVFSCKGQRSLPSCLGGGDLDGDLYDLINLTAWPDLTPQVLAEPAEYPPAPKKRIEGRSCTMDDVKDFICDFITSDMVGIISTQHLKLADFRASGVNDPDCLKLAELHSRAVDFPKSGTPVASSDMPRSGRMPRPDWDAGELGFRSTRDEVYPSQRALGHLYRAIRLSEEKLSHQGTHPTTRFGTDLNPRIHAHPLPRNRFDPISHYLRNSLARYIHVDDVPENYFIESVELLEEYVGELTRICNTYALTPRSIISEEEVVAGTILELTSQRRRRRDMISEMRTASSALVANVRDILRGMETGESDPEDWMLRSWAAYQVSIHEAAIPGKAHDFAHLDVATLIKIAARGSTPASHHRCDLDTCRHPYMELFIRGIPPSARQEDVQSSIASVLHGGSFSRLSSEPINFDFRFIVQSKPARNRIGTLTLPYEQLGSEFLANYGEYAHGRISVKGYNILVTRSRHHVNRSIVDRLRSTPYRSPQDEREKLATRGEDVNLSQRIRIAGFNQGYIQRSGAFLSEYSVDMSASSDVRTIDLYIDDSNRIILLEITVIKAGPTNGSLPFLGSLQSSTNYYIKFRYSDLYKITFDTDPGRSSSMILFQLNSPVSYESAETMTGILQILSPGQPSRRNRLSSLTFDCEHSKIAKFVSRNLLVRLTHDRAVTFKRLYKPATTHRRIHNSPIYFTQSNMFSGTSIESLQRWIEGKEWKVAFQLSRILMDVLINPEEFASIMPTIDRLVESLPISQVYTVLLDFIARLEVLDRGESWEDPPSVSECLERAAVTIRHPIAPVPRLRQTRDNNSNGDFPCLHAIVTPTRVLLEGPVPEQLNRVLRMFPGNWDHFIRVRFTDEEKGQLKWDPDVNGPQFVRERVGKYLKRGLKIAGRRFEYLGYSNSSLKSHTVWFVHPFNDPQHGLQNASTIITAIGDFSRDIQCPARMGARIGQAFSSTDLSVTVPADKVIAINDIERNGYCFTDASYQVRLGGYKGMLAIDYRLEGSVVCVRRSMDKFSSRSLDVEVSRAFDRPGPCFLNRPLIMLLDTGSQVPIEAFLGLQRKAEEDTKAAMRSFSSAARALEIYGLGDSYKIPSLLLKMEKLEVDLGQLESLGLNTVLKDAEADILRDLKHHARIPVPHSWKLVGIADEFDYLEPQEIYACVRDRDQSPIYLEGPFLVTRSPVIHPGDVQVVTAIGRPPPGSPFDIEPLENTIVFSCQGDRPLPNFLGGGDLDGDLYDLINLTKVPQLAPRVIHPPAEYPPATKRMIQNREATIDDVTDFICDYINSDMLGMVALRHLRLADERPLGVNDPDCLKLAELHNKAVDFQKSGTPVVFGELPLPGRAKPDWDAGEIRGRRGAQDTVYTSDRALGHLYRDIQLGDELRAGGTHPDVTFGPELLDVELIARPLEQSQYDYMTRRIRDLLAQHIRTRTRISETTSTPRNDLVEAAGLLSEYTHELVRICNDYALAPRSTLSEEEVVAGTILERTSQRRKRQDRISEMRNASAILVQNVRDVLRGPEGDSLEDWAGRSWAAYQVAKANCEAFGRKSFGLLALGNVLDAVDAIGQRNRDRRVRA from the exons ATGACTATCAGCAATAAAAAAAGGCAGCAATTACAGGCTCTTGAAAAGGCCAGGGCCAAT CAAAAACGTATAAAAACAGCTCATTTTGACAATgaagacaacaacaacaaaagtGTATTCAAGCCACTGGACTTGTACAATGACTCTGAGACATCACTCTGCAGACTAGGAGTGGATGTAGTCTATATAG CCCCTGACCCCTGTGGCTCCGAACTGGATCATCCTCCAGCTTATCCCAATTCCCCCAATTCTTTTGACTCTGACTCTTCTGATTCTGAAGGAGATTCCGACTCTGGCTCTAGCAGTGGAGAACTCCCATGGGAACTTAGTTATTACCGCCCACCAACTGTTGCCCAAGCGCAGACAGCACTTGCCACACTTGATTCTGCACGCCGGACCCAACTTCCATCAGGTGGATACAAGTACAAAGACCTGGACCGGATCACTGCTGAGCAATACACTGCAATACAAGCCTGTCTGAACCAATTCCTTGAGGCTGAGCCAAAAGGAAAGAAATTTATTCAGGCATCCAAGGATGCAGCACGTATGCATAATCGAAGAGATACATATGCCCGAACAATCCGTAAATGGACCCGTCAACTCATCAATTATGGTGACTTACCTGGGAATATCCGAGGTTGGTGGAACGTATCCACActggaggatgaggatgtgtCATCTGCAATCAGGCTTCACTTACAGAAAGCTGGGAAGTTGGCGGGTGCACAGGATGTGGTGGACTTTCTGTCTGATCCAGAGGTTTGGAAAACACTGGACATCAAGAAAAAGATTAGTCTTCGAACAGCACAACGCTGGCTCTCTTGGGCTGGTTTTTCTTGGCAATCTGAACCTGTGGGCCAATACTTTGACGGTCACAAACAACAAGATGTAGTTGAATACCGGCAAAAGGTATACATACCTTTCCTGAAGAAAATCGAGCGGCGGCGAATAATTTATAATCGGGATGGTGTTGAAGATCCTACACGTCCATTGCGATTACTACCTGGCAAGAAACCCATTATTTTGTGGTTTCACGACGAGACAATTTTTTACGCAAACAATCGTCGTAAAGTTCGATGGGTCTTTGTTGGAGAAAGCCCAGTACCACACAAGAAAGGAGAGGGGTGTAGTTTAATGGTGGCCGACTTTGTGTGTGCAGAGTTTGGGTGGTTGCGTGGACCGAATGG TGAATCTGCGAGAGTAACAATGTTTCCCGGGGGCGACAAAGATGGATGGTTTACAAACGACCGTGTCATTCTTCAACTAGAGGATGCTGTCAAAATTGTCAACGAACACTTCCCCCAGTTCACTCACATATTTGTGTACGACAATGCTCCTTCGCACACGAAACGCTCGCTTTCCTCACTTTCCGCTTATGGAATGCCCAAGGGTCCGCTTCTGGACTGGCCTTactacaaggacaaggacgacAAACGCGTGTTTGTGAGAATGGAGAATGGTTTTCTCCCAGACGGCTCACCCCAGGAGTTCTATGACCCAAACGAACCCAATCGTTTCAAGGGAATGTTGTGGATTCTTCAAGAGCGCAGTCTCGGTCATCTTGCCGATTTGAACGCAGTTTGCACGAAGGGATGTGAACCAGGGAAGACTGACTGTTGCTGTCGTCGGGTAATGATGAACCAGCCAGATTTCAATAATTGTGAATCAGGCTTACAAGAGGCTGCTCGAGAGCTGGGAACTGAAGTGGTATTTCTCCCAAAGTACCACTGTGAGCTGAGTATGATAGAGCAAGTCTGGGGATACGCAAAAAGAGACTATCGAGATAATCCCCCTAATAGTAGCTCAAAAAAGTTGAAGGAGAACGCACTAAAGGCATTAGAATCACCCCCAATTTTATCGATGCGCAA GTTCGCTGCTCGTTCTCAACGTTTTGCCAATGGATATGACCATGGTATGGACGGGTCCCAAGCTGCTGCGTGGGCTACAACGATATTCAAACATCACCAAGAGACCCCAGCACATATTCCGTACGACGAGATTGCTCCTAACTAT TCGGTCAGTAGGCCCCCGGACTATGTTA GTTTTTTGAGAAACATCGCATTTAGTGCACGAATCGAAGATGTACAGCTCGCCCTATCTAATGCCCTTCATGGTGGTGATTTCGCGCAGTTTGGATCGGAGCCTATCAATTTCGACTTTCAAATGCACCGTAACAAACGTGGAGGAGGATTCTCCCATGGAGGCACTG GTAGGGCAGGCACCCTTACTCTTCCTCAAGTAGAAATAGCTGAAGAATTCATCCGGCGTTACTCAGGTCCAGCTCAACTAATCGTGAATAGTCGCCAAATTTTCGTtgctaagtcgaagaaagaCCTAAGACAGGATGTTGTTGCACGGCTTCTTAGGACAAAATATCGCGACCCACAAAGCGAGGCCGAGAGAAGATTGGCTGAGAGGGCTGAGCAGCTCTCGGCTAAGGTTCTACTCTCGAGAATCGAGCAAGGGTGGATAAAACGTAACTCCGATTCTGCTTTCTCTTCTGAATACTCAATCAATCTAGGGAGCAGTATCAAG GAGTTATCCTTGCACTTCGATGACACTAATCGAAATATCATTATTACATTAGCCATGGACTCGGACTCGGACGTGAACCTGGAAGTGGACGCCTTCTACATCAGATTTCGATATTCAGACATCGAAGACATCATTTTTGATAATCATTCTGATACTAGCAAACTTCTCTTTCGACTACGCACATCGGTCTCTTACGAGGCGAAGGAATCGATGCTCACTGAGCTCCGCCACTTGGATATATTCAATCCTACAGAGAGACGTTATACACGTTATCGGATTACCTGCCTTCCCTTTGGTGAACATGAAAAACTAGCCAAATATATATCCAACACCATATTGGTACATTTATCGAGGCCCGCAGCCAAGGATTTCGAGAAATTAGCTGAGCTTGCCCGTATTTCTAAACCTTGGAAGAAACGCATACAGCTTAGTCTGTCCAATATCTTTGGGCCTGCTACTATTGCTGAGCTTAAGCGATGGATCCAAAGACACAAATGGGAAGTGGCCTTTCAG TTACAAAAAATCCTCTCCAATGGCCTACTAAACCCCCAGGAATACATGTCTGTTCGGCCGATGATCGAAGAATTGGTGAGGACGTCACGCACAGAACACGTTATCAAAGTCTTGTTGGATTTTGTCAGTCGACTCGAAATTTTGAACAGAAGACAGGAGAAAGAGGAAAGTAGGGAAGAAGCAACCGTACTTGAATGTCTTCAGAACGCGCTCCAAAAGTCCCGGCGCCCAACTCTGACTTCAAGATTACGAACATCTCGGAGACAGGGGGTTGATGGCGACTTTCCGTGCCTTCATGTCGTCGTAACACCTACCCGCGTCACCCTCGAAGGTCCGAATCCTGAACAG TTGAATCGAGTCCTGCGGATGTATCCCGATCACTGGAACCACTTTTTACGAGTGCGCTTCACAGATGAAGAGCAGTCCCCGTTTCGAGC AGACCAAGAAGTTGATATTCCGCGTtttgttaagagtcgtgttGGTGGGGTGCTCAAAAATGGTCTCACTATTGCTGGGAGGCACTTTGAATATCTTGCGTATTCTTCATCGGCTTTGAAAGGCGAGTTAATCCATCAAGTTCCGCCCTCCTTTGCGATTACGATTTACGATTCCATCTCACAGGGCATACCGTGTG GTGACTTTTCTAGAGATGGCCAATATCCAGCTCGTATGGGTGCGAGAATCGCGCAAGCATTTTCCTCCACGGATTTATCTATCAGTGTTAGCGTTGAAGAGATTCTTCCAATCCCAGATATTGAACGAAATGATTCAATATTTACTGATG GGGTTGGCATGATCTCGCCTGAAGTAGCAAAGATGATATGGCGTTCACTTAACAAACTCCGAAAACGAAGATCATATTTTTTACCTGCGGCATACCAAGTGCGTCTAGGAGGTCACAAAGGGATGCTGGCGATAGACCATAGGCTCGAAGGCTCTGTTATATGCGTGCGAAAGTCCATGGATAAATTTGACTCGCCTTCGTTGGATGTTGAAGTTGCTAGGGCATTTGATCGACCTG GTCGATGCTTTTTGAATCGTCCTCTTATCATGATCCTTGAGACTGCAAATAGGGTCCAAACCGAtatcttcctggcgttgcAGCACCGAGCAGTCAGGGATACCCGTCAATCAATGCGCTGCTTTGACACCGTTGCCGAGCTTCTTGAGATGCACGGGCTTGGTGCATCGTTCAAGCTTCCGTCTCTATTCACCAGGCTGCAGAACATTGGAATAGAGGCCGAATATTGCAATAGCCTTGGGATAAAGACTATCCTCAAAAACGCCGAGACAGATATTCTTCGAGAGCTGAAACACCGCGCCAGAATACCCGTCCCCGAATCCTGGAAATTGGTTGGAATCGCAGATGAGTTTGGTTTCCTGGAAGAAGGAGAGGTTTATG CGTGTTTGCGTGATAAAAACCAAGGACCAATATACCTGGAAGGGCCATATCTGATCACACGATCGCCAGCCATTCATCC GGGTGACGTTCAAGTGGTTCGTGCTATTGGAAGGCCACCCACAGGCAGTCCTTTTGATAAAGAGCCTCTACCAAATACTGTGGTTTTCTCATGCAAAGGCCAACGATCGCTTCCAAGTTGCTTAGGAGGAGGGGATCTTGATGG TGATCTTTATGATCTTATAAACTTAACGGCCTGGCCGGACCTTACCCCTCAAGTACTCGCTGAACCTGCAGAATATCCACCTGCTCCCAAAAAGCGTATCGAAGGGCGATCCTGTACTATGGATGACGTGAAAGATTTTATATGTGATTTTATCACATCAGATATGGTTGGCATTATATCAACACAGCATCTCAAACTGGCGGATTTTCGTGCTTCGGGGGTCAATGACCCTGATTGCCTTAAACTTGCCGAGCTTCATAGTAGGGCGGTTGACTTCCCCAAGTCTGGCACTCCTGTGGCCTCTTCTGATATGCCACGCTCTGGGAGAATGCCCCGTCCTGACTGGGATGCTGGTGAGTTAGGATTCCGAAGCACACGAGACGAGGTGTACCCGAGCCAGCGCGCATTGGGTCACCTCTACCGCGCCATTCGGCTGTCTGAGGAAAAGCTTTCTCACCAAGGAACTCATCCGACTACACGTTTTGGTACCGACCTTAATCCGAGAATTCATGCgcatcctcttcctcgcAATAGGTTTGACCCTATTTCGCATTACTTGCGCAATTCTCTTGCGCGTTACATCCATGTTGATGACGTCCCTGAAAACTACTTCATCGAATCAGTCGAGTTACTGGAAGAATACGTCGGAGAGCTCACTCGTATATGCAATACGTATGCTCTTACTCCACGCTCGATCATATCGGAAGAAGAGGTTGTAGCAGGTACTATCCTTGAGCTTACTTCCCAGAGGCGTCGACGTCGGGATATGATATCCGAGATGCGTACGGCTTCTTCAGCTCTGGTAGCAAACGTCCGGGATATACTTCGAGGTATGGAGACGGGCGAATCAGACCCCGAGGATTGGATGCTGAGAAGTTGGGCGGCGTATCAAGTATCCAT CCACGAGGCAGCTATACCAGGAAAGGCACATGACTTTGCACATCTTGATGTGGCTACACTTATAAAGATCGCTGCTCGTGGCTCAACGCCAGCTTCCCACCACCGTTGTGACCTCGACACTTGCAGACACCCATACATGGAGC TTTTTATACGCGGTATACCACCTAGCGCACGCCAAGAAGATGTGCAATCGTCGATTGCAAGCGTACTTCATGGGGGAAGTTTTTCGCGTTTATCTTCAGAGCCAATAAATTTCGACTTTCGCTTTATTGTGCAATCTAAACCAGCTCGCAACAGGATAG GCACGCTTACCCTCCCTTACGAGCAACTCGGAAGTGAATTTCTCGCAAATTATGGGGAATATGCACATGGAAGAATTTCGGTTAAGGGGTATAATATATTGGTAACAAGGTCCAGGCACCATGTGAACCGTAGTATTGTGGATAGGCTTCGCAGCACACCGTATAGGAGCCCTCAAGATGAACGAGAAAAACTAGCCACTCGTGGAGAAGATGTGAATCTCTCCCAGCGAATTAGGATCGCCGGCTTCAATCAAGGCTACATCCAAAGAAGCGGGGCTTTTCTGTCCGAGTACTCGGTAGATATGAGCGCTAGCTCAGATGTCCGG ACTATCGACCTATACATCGATGACTCCAATCGCATCATTTTATTAGAAATTACTGTTATCAAGGCCGGACCTACCAATGGAAGTCTACCTTTCCTGGGTTCACTACAGAGCAGCACAAACTACTATATCAAGTTTCGGTATTCCGATCTATATAAGATCACCTTCGACACTGACCCAGGGCGCTCCAGTAGCATGATATTATTCCAATTGAACTCTCCCGTTTCCTACGAGTCTGCTGAAACCATGACAGGAATCCTGCAAATATTATCTCCTGGCCAGCCTAGCCGGCGAAACAGACTCTCGTCACTTACTTTCGACTGCGAACATAGTAAAATCGCAAAATTCGTCTCGCGAAACCTCCTGGTTCGATTGACCCACGACCGGGCCGTAACATTCAAACGACTCTACAAGCCCGCTACAACACATCGACGGATCCACAACAGCCCCATCTACTTTACGCAATCAAACATGTTCTCCGGAACCTCTATTGAGTCCCTTCAAAGGTGGATCGAAGggaaagaatggaaagtGGCCTTTCAG CTCTCGCGCATTCTCATGGATGTGCTAATCAACCCAGAGGAGTTCGCTTCGATAATGCCTACGATCGATAGGCTTGTTGAAAGCCTACCAATCTCTCAAGTTTATACAGTGCTGCTGGACTTCATTGCCCGGTTGGAAGTTTTGGACCGAGGCGAAAGCTGGGAAGACCCACCTTCTGTTTCAGAATGCCTCGAGCGCGCAGCTGTTACTATTAGGCACCCTATCGCACCTGTTCCAAGACTGAGACAAACCAGGGACAACAACAGCAATGGAGATTTTCCTTGCCTCCACGCCATCGTCACCCCAACTCGGGTTCTACTGGAAGGCCCGGTCCCAGAACAG CTCAATCGCGTACTGCGTATGTTTCCGGGCAACTGGGACCATTTTATTCGTGTCCGCTTCACAGATGAAGAAAAAGGACAACTGAAATG GGATCCCGACGTGAATGGCCCACAATTCGTCCGAGAGCGGGTAGGGAAGTACTTGAAAAGAGGTCTAAAAATTGCTGGGCGACGTTTTGAGTATCTGGGATACTCGAATTCATCTCTAAAGT CACATACAGTGTGGTTTGTTCACCCTTTTAACGATCCCCAGCATGGGCTTCAGAACGCAAGCACTATCATCACCGCTATCGGTGACTTTTCCCGGGACATTCAGTGCCCCGCTCGTATGGGTGCTCGAATCGGACAGGCATTTTCATCGACAGACCTATCAGTCACCGTGCCAGCTGACAAAGTCATTGCTATCAATGATATTGAGCGAAACGGATATTGTTTTACAGATG CATCATACCAAGTTCGCCTCGGAGGGTACAAAGGGATGCTTGCGATCGACTACCGCTTGGAAGGCTCTGTTGTATGCGTTCGTAGATCGATGGATAAGTTCTCTTCACGCTCTCTCGACGTCGAAGTCTCCCGAGCATTTGATCGACCTG GGCCGTGCTTCCTCAACAGGCCACTTATTATGCTCCTCGACACTGGCAGTCAAGTGCCCATTGAAGCCTTTCTTGGATTACAACGCAAGGCGGAGGAAGATACAAAGGCTGCTATGCGGTCTTTTTCAAGTGCTGCGAGGGCCCTCGAGATCTATGGCCTTGGGGATTCATATAAGATTCCGTCTCTTTTACTAAAAATGGAGAAACTAGAAGTAGATCTGGGGCAACTCGAGTCCCTTGGGCTAAATACCGTGCTCAAGGACGCTGAAGCCGACATTCTCCGAGATCTCAAGCACCATGCTAGGATCCCTGTCCCTCATTCTTGGAAACTAGTTGGTATCGCGGATGAATTTGATTATCTCGAGCCCCAGGAGATATACG CCTGTGTACGAGATAGGGACCAGAGCCCTATCTATCTTGAAGGGCCTTTTCTGGTTACTCGTTCACCGGTGATCCACCC CGGAGATGTACAAGTAGTCACTGCGATAGGGAGGCCACCTCCAGGATCACCATTCGATATAGAGCCCCTCGAAAATACCATTGTATTTTCGTGTCAAGGTGATCGCCCTCTACCTAATTTCTTAGGTGGAGGTGACCTCGATGG CGACCTTTACGATCTCATCAACCTCACAAAAGTACCCCAGCTCGCTCCGCGAGTTATACACCCTCCAGCCGAGTACCCGCCCGCAACCAAGCGCATGATCCAAAACAGAGAAGCCACCATCGACGACGTCACAGATTTTATATGCGACTATATCAACTCGGATATGCTCGGTATGGTCGCGCTCCGCCATTTACGGCTGGCCGACGAACGTCCTCTCGGCGTAAACGACCCAGACTGTCTGAAGCTAGCCGAACTTCACAACAAGGCGGTCGATTTTCAGAAATCGGGAACACCCGTCGTGTTTGGAGAGCTCCCTCTCCCAGGTCGAGCAAAACCCGACTGGGATGCCGGGGAGATTCGAGGTCGCCGAGGGGCCCAGGACACGGTGTACACGAGCGACCGGGCTTTAGGACACTTGTACCGTGATATTCAGTTAGGGGACGAGCTCCGAGCGGGAGGAACGCATCCGGACGTAACGTTCGGCCCTGAACTCCTTGACGTGGAGTTGATTGCCCGGCCCCTCGAACAGAGCCAATACGACTACATGACGCGCCGAATTCGAGATTTGCTCGCTCAACACATCCGAACCCGCACCCGCATTAGCGAGACCACCAGCACCCCGCGAAACGACCTCGTCGAAGCCGCCGGGCTCTTGAGCGAATACACCCACGAATTGGTTCGGATCTGCAACGACTACGCGCTTGCGCCGCGCTCGACCCTGTCCGAAGAAGAAGTGGTGGCAGGTACGATCCTCGAACGGACGTCGCAGCGGCGAAAGCGACAAGACCGGATATCGGAGATGCGGAACGCGTCGGCGATATTGGTCCAGAATGTGCGGGATGTGTTGCGTGGGCCGGAAGGAGATTCGCTTGAAGACTGGGCGGGGAGGAGTTGGGCGGCGTATCAGGTGGCCAAGGCGAATTGCGAGGCATTTGGGAGGAAGAGTTTTGGGCTGCTGGCGCTTGGGAATGTGTTGGATGCGGTGGATGCGATTGGTCAAAGGAATCGAGACCGGCGTGTGCGCGCGTGA
- a CDS encoding small nuclear ribonucleoprotein Sm D2 encodes MDDASFSTSLALGGESSNSRRVPHAKGPLTPLALSTLTSTCPKSTQNEAPEIRQLEEHEISQGPLSVLQQSVRNHTQVLISLRNNKKLLARVKAFDRHSNMVLENVKEMWTETQKGKNGKTVNKDRFISKMFLRGDSVILILRNTA; translated from the exons ATGGATGACGCCTCCTTTAGCACTAGTCTGGCGCTTGGAGGCGAGAGTTCGAATTCGAGGCGCGTTCCACATGCGAAGGGACCCCTGACACCCTTAGCACTCTCGACTTTGACCTCCACTTGCCCAAAATCAACACAAAATGAGGCAC CGGAGATTCGTCAATTAGAGGAGCACGAAATTAGCCAAGGACCGTTGTCGGTGTTGCAGCAGTCGGTACGCAACCACACCCAGGTTTTGATTTCTCTTCGAAACAACAAGAAACTTCTTGCTCGAGTAAAAGCATTTGATAGGCACAGTAATATG GTTCTAGAAAATGTTAAAGAG ATGTGGACTGAGACTCAAAAGGGTAAGAATGGAAAAACGGTCAACAAAGACCGGTTCATTAGCAAGATGTTCCTTCG TGGAGATTCGGTCATTCTTA TTTTGAGGAACACTGCCTGA